One genomic segment of Sanyastnella coralliicola includes these proteins:
- a CDS encoding ribonuclease HII codes for MGLKNYMHKELIEAGCDEAGRGCLAGPVVAAAVILDPSNPIKGLDDSKKLSEKKRDILRLEIEGKALAWAVGFMTPKEIDEVNILKASFYSMHRALEQLKVSPEHILVDGNRFIAYHEVPHTTVIKGDGKYKSIAAASILAKTHRDEMMKRFHEDFPHYSWDSNKGYPSPSHRAAIQEHGPCEHHRMSFQLLPSQLELF; via the coding sequence ATGGGGTTGAAGAATTACATGCACAAAGAGTTGATCGAAGCCGGTTGCGATGAAGCTGGTAGAGGCTGTTTGGCTGGGCCAGTGGTGGCAGCGGCTGTTATTCTCGACCCTTCCAATCCGATTAAAGGCCTGGATGATTCTAAGAAGCTTTCGGAAAAGAAACGAGATATTCTTCGCTTAGAGATTGAAGGAAAAGCTCTGGCCTGGGCTGTCGGATTCATGACCCCAAAAGAAATCGATGAGGTGAATATCCTCAAAGCAAGCTTTTATTCGATGCACCGAGCGCTCGAACAGCTGAAGGTATCTCCTGAGCATATTCTGGTTGATGGCAATCGATTCATCGCATATCACGAGGTGCCACATACTACCGTGATCAAAGGAGATGGGAAGTATAAATCGATTGCTGCGGCGAGTATTTTGGCGAAGACACATCGCGATGAGATGATGAAACGCTTTCATGAAGACTTTCCACATTATTCTTGGGACTCGAATAAGGGGTACCCGAGTCCAAGTCATCGAGCTGCTATTCAGGAGCATGGTCCTTGCGAGCATCACCGCATGAGTTTCCAGTTACTTCCCTCACAACTAGAGCTTTTCTGA